One Chroicocephalus ridibundus chromosome 21, bChrRid1.1, whole genome shotgun sequence DNA segment encodes these proteins:
- the IGSF9 gene encoding protein turtle homolog A produces the protein MRWWLRAAVLSLLAGAGAEGSGQSESRAVVGRVGESTVLGCDLLDAHEDRPPLYVIEWVRFGFVLPIFIKFGLYSPRVDPEYIGRVRIEEGASLRIDLLRAEDQGWYECRVLFLDRHSTDADFQNGTWIHLTVNAPPTFLETPPAFVEVRDQDALSLTCTAVGNPQPVVIWKRSDLAVQSGDTVQVRNGTLSIAVVERASAGTYTCHASSKEGTITHTTRVLVQGPPVIVVPPQNVTVNISQDAFLACQAEAYPGNLTYTWFQGSTNVFHLSRLQPRVRVLVDGSLLLQRTTPDDAGKYTCVPSNGLWKPPSASAFVTVLYPAQVTAMRPETHLPKGMQGVIRCPTRANPPLLSVSWTRDGRPLELDKLPGWSMRPDGSIVIATGNDDALGVYACTPYNSYGTAGESQPTRVLLKDPPAFTVRPKEEYFQEVGRELVIPCAAHGDPPPTITWTKVGSAGRSGAQVDGNSSLVFRPLVKEQHGVWECAATNQVASVSTATSVHVLGTSPHAVTNVSVLPLLLAANISWEPGFDGGYFQRFSVWYTPLVKHPPRAHHDWVSLSVPVGAQHLLVENLQPDMSYQFSVLAQNKLGSGPFSQIVTSVPRGFPVTTVPPEPPAMTVRVFLSPPQALTANETARGVLLRWEPPAQFSVALSGYALELRQDKGGWEVLDRSIPSTKTQVLVPGLIKDAFYEFRLVAFAGSYISDPSNTVNVSTAGMEVYPSRTQLPELLPQPVLAGVIGGICFLSVAVIFSTMAACIMNRRRAARVQKRRQDPPLVFSPSKKLPPPQNSRGSGSPDSTVKLKLQPSPYRSLRRTLLWGEKAGTSLGLSIAGAGSRYALYESHVGEHVPLERICRGPDGRFVVETDTRPQESGFGGLPYAQPETHPPGPQPYLQLPKEEEEEEEEPIWRKGVSLRPRPMGQAGRGARAAGYRQGRYFGYGSSSPVDEAAAALCIINISPVASAAAAAATLPYSTREELRDSPPSAAPCPSPASALWDSLPLEGSSRPPLAPPATPSPSLGCSRQPAAPPAQSGILQYLSLPFFKEMCVDGDWPPPEELAEPSHAGGQPDPAASPPPGAGGSPQGAGRTLCPDCNDTSANVTPAFLKLPKLPVGPAKASLPGTPAWPGSPGATLQPPTPPAHPRTEAMPPSGPAEPRWAPGRPPDPAPPEKLLRGSLTSQSSGRGSGSFLRPPSVAPPLGGNCLAPRLGEGGSWPSGGSAAEEGRARMDAALGSTGKRRNTSVDENYEWDAEFALESDILQALQLYRSGDPARPVSTIALRDLERQKPGGGSSPVSSVSAEALAAAGAPPERGTALRQELATTSRRRREVTQQQRRQQRLDPRGCCAERFELATLL, from the exons GTCGCGTGCGGATTGAGGAAGGCGCCTCGCTGCGCATCGACCTCCTGCGCGCCGAGGACCAAGGCTGGTACGAGTGCCGCGTGCTCTTCCTCGACCGCCACAGCACCGACGCCGACTTCCAGAACGGCACCTGGATCCACCTCACCGTCAACG CGCCCCCCACCTTCCTGGAGACCCCCCCTGCCTTCGTGGAGGTGCGGGACCAGGACGCGCTGAGCCTTACCTGCACGGCTGTCGGCAACCCCCAGCCCGTTGTCATCTGGAAGAGGAGTGACCTGGCTGTCCAGAGTGGGGACACAGTGCAG GTGAGGAACGGGACGCTGAGCATCGCCGTCGTGGAGCGCGCCAGCGCCGGCACCTACACCTGCCATGCTTCCAGCAAGGAGGGCACCATCACCCACACCACCCGCGTGCTCGTGCAGG GGCCACCCGTCATCGTGGTGCCACCCCAGAACGTCACCGTCAACATCTCGCAGGATGCCTTTCTGGCGTGCCAGGCCGAGGCGTACCCGGGAAACCTCACCTACACCTGGTTCCAGGGCAGCACCAATGTCTTCCACCTCAG CCGCCTCCAGCCTCGGGTCCGCGTCCTGGTGGACGGGAGCCTCTTGCTCCAGCGAACGACCCCGGATGATGCCGGCAAATACACCTGCGTCCCCAGCAACGGGCTGTGGAAGCCACCGTCTGCCTCGGCCTTCGTCACAGTGCTGT ATCCGGCGCAGGTGACCGCCATGCGCCCGGAGACCCACCTGCCCAAGGGGATGCAGGGTGTGATCCGCTGCCCCACCAGGGCCAACCCCCCGCTGCTCTCCGTCAGCTGGACGAGGGACGGGCGCCCGCTGGAGCTGGACAAG ctccctggctGGTCCATGAGACCGGACGGCTCCATCGTCATTGCGACGGGGAACGACGACGCGCTGGGAGTGTACGCGTGCACCCCGTACAACAGCTACGGCACCGCTGGCGAGTCCCAGCCCACCCGTGTCCTGCTGAAG GACCCCCCCGCCTTCACGGTGCGCCCCAAGGAGGAATACTTCCAGGAGGTGGGCCGGGAGCTGGTCATCCCCTGCGCCGCCCACGGGGATCCCCCCCCAACTATCACCTGGACGAAG GTGGGCAGCGCGGGGAGGAGCGGTGCCCAGGTGGACGGGAACAGCAGCCTCGTCTTCCGCCCCCTCGTCAAGGAGCAGCACGGGGTCTGGGAGTGCGCGGCCACCAACCAGGTGGCCAGCGTTAGCACCGCCACCTCCGTCCACGTGCTGG GTACCAGTCCTCACGCTGTCACCAACGTCTCCGTACTCCCGCTCCTGCTGGCAGCCAACATCTCCTGGGAGCCGGGCTTTGACGGGGGTTATTTCCAGAGGTTCAGCGTCTGGTACACACCGCT GGTGAAGCATCCGCCCCGGGCGCATCACGACTGGGTGTCGCTCTCGGTGCCGGTGGGGGCTCAGCACCTCTTGGTGGAGAATCTGCAGCCGGACATGAGCTACCAGTTCAGCGTCCTGGCCCAGAACAAGCTGGGCAGCGGCCCCTTCAGCCAGATCGTCACCTCCGTGCCCAGGG GCTTCCCAGTGACCACAGTGCCTCCGGAGCCGCCGGCCATGACCGTGCGCGTCTTCCTCTCCCCGCCGCAGGCTCTGACCGCCAACGAGACCGCGCGCGGGGTCCTGCTGCGGTGGGAGCCCCCGGCTCAGTTCTCGGTGGCGCTGAGCGGTTACGCGCTGGAGCTGCGGCAGGACAAGGGCGGTTGGGAGGTGCTGGAccgctccatccccagcaccaAGACCCAGGTCCTGGTGCCAGGACTCATCAAG GACGCCTTCTATGAGTTCCGACTGGTGGCCTTTGCTGGCAGCTACATCAGCGATCCCAGCAACACGGTGAACGTCTCCACGGCAG GCATGGAGGTGTATCCGTCTCGCACCCAGCTGCCGGAGCTCCTGCCGCAGCCGGTGCTGGCCGGGGTCATCGGGGGGATCTGCTTCCTCAGCGTGGCCGTCATCTTTAGCACCATGGCCGCCTGCATCATGAACCGCCGGCGAGCCGCGCGCGTCCAGAAGCGAAGGCAAG ATCCACCACTCGTCTTCTCCCCCAGCAAGAAGCTTCCACCTCCGCA AAATTCTCGTGGCTCTGGTAGCCCAGACAGCACTGTGAAGCTGAAGCTGCAGCCGTCTCCCTACCGGAGCCTACGCCGGACGCTGCTGTGGGGCGAGAAAGCCGGCACCAGCCTGGGTCTCAGCATTGCCGGGGCTGGCTCGCGGTACGCCCTGTACGAGAGCCACGTCGGGGAGCACGTGCCCCTGGAGCGCATCTGCCGCGGCCCCGACGGACGCTTCGTGGTGGAGACCGACACGCGGCCGCAGGAGAGCGGCTTTGGGGGGCTGCCCTACGCCCAGCCGGAGACGCACCCCCCGGGGCCGCAGCCCTACCTGCAGCTGcccaaggaggaagaggaggaggaggaggagcccatCTGGCGCAAGGGGGTCTCTCTGCGCCCCCGTCCCATGGGCCAAGCCGGTCGGGGAGCCCGTGCCGCCGGCTACCGCCAGGGCCGCTACTTTGGCtacggcagcagcagccccgtgGACGAGGCGGCGGCGGCACTCTGCATCATCAACATCAGCCCCGtggcctccgccgccgccgccgccgccaccctgCCTTACAGCACCCGGGAGGAGCTGCGCGACAGCCCCCCCAGCGccgcaccctgccccagccccgccagcgcCCTGTGGGACTCGCTGCCCCTCGAGGGCTCCTCCCGGCCCCCCCTGGCACCCCCGGCCACCCCCAGTCCCAGCCTGGGGTGCAGTCGGCagccggccgcccccccggcccagAGCGGGATCCTCCAGTACCTGAGCCTGCCCTTCTTCAAGGAGATGTGCGTCGACGGCGACTGGCCGCCCCCGGAGGAGCTGGCTGAGCCCAGCCACGCTGGTGGCCAGCCAgaccccgccgccagccccccaccgggggctgggggctccccgcAGGGCGCGGGACGGACGCTGTGCCCGGACTGCAATGACACAAGTGCCAACGTCACCCCCGCTTTCCTCAAGCTCCCCAAACTGCCCGTGGGTCCCGCCAAGGCCTCGCTGCCCGGCACCCCCGCCTGGCCTGGCTCCCCCggggccaccctgcagccccccacccccccggctcaCCCCAGGACTGAGGCCATGCCCCCCTccggccccgcggagccccgGTGGGCACCGGGCCGGCCGCCGGACCCTGCGCCCCCGGAGAAGCTGCTGCGGGGCAGTTTGACCAGCCAGAGCAGCGGCCGGGGCAGCGGCTCCTTCTTGCGGCCCCCCTCGGTGGCGCCCCCCCTGGGGGGCAACTGCCTGGCCCCCCGCCTCGGGGAAGGGGGCAGCTGGCCCAGCGGAGGCTCGGCGGCGGAGGAGGGCAGGGCGAGGATGGATGCGGCGCTCGGCAGCACCGGGAAGAG GAGGAACACCTCGGTGGACGAGAACTACGAGTGGGACGCGGAGTTCGCCCTGGAATCCGACATCCTCCAGGCGCTGCAGCTCTACCGCAGCGGGGACCCGGCCCGACCCGTCTCCACCATCGCCCTGCGCGACCTGGAGCGGCAGA agcccggcggcggctcctccccggTGAGCTCGGTGTCGGCGGAGGCGTTGGCGGCGGCGGGTGCCCCCCCGGAACGCGGCACGGCCTTGCGCCAGGAGCTGGCGACGACGTCCCGGCGTCGCAGGGAGGTGAcccagcagcagcggcggcagcagcgcctGGACCCCCGCGGGTGCTGCGCCGAGCGCTTCGAGTTGGCCACCCTGCTCTAG